Proteins found in one Moritella sp. Urea-trap-13 genomic segment:
- the dndC gene encoding DNA phosphorothioation system sulfurtransferase DndC, which produces MSELQQVYDLEDYEDFINKEIFSGKPLAEYVAEVQRIYMGDKRPWVIGYSGGKDSTAVVTLVHLALMGLEPKDRHKPVFVVSSDTLVETPVVVDHITRSLELIGKSAKLNNLPITSHKVVPQATESFWACLLGKGYPAPTKSFRWCTERMKIDPVSSFIKEKVSQYDEVIVLLGSRSDESASRAQVIAKHKIDGTRLARHTTLANAFIYTPIDNWDVNDVWNIIRGAFRYAKDDIEEWENPWGGNNRPLWTLYMDSSDQGECPLVIDDSTPSCGNSRFGCWTCTVVSKDRAMESLIKNGEEWMKPLLTFRDKLAFTSIPENKDQFRNYKRRIGKVNFQRAKDGQEISEERAHVPGPYWLRYRKEWLKELLVQEKQFNEDGHIIELITEPELHAIRQEWLNDPNEPDWNDSLPQIYRDVYGKDLDWVINDNSTFDNQGAQILAQLSKEHDIVPEMVMKLLDLEISMEGLSRRTGVQNKIGTILKQDWGTLEQIKEKQEGMQSKAAYDVFQEEIETLDRKLAEIDTLMGKEF; this is translated from the coding sequence ATGAGTGAATTGCAGCAAGTATACGACCTAGAAGATTACGAAGATTTTATTAATAAAGAAATCTTCTCCGGTAAACCCCTAGCTGAGTACGTAGCTGAAGTTCAGCGTATTTATATGGGTGACAAACGACCTTGGGTGATCGGTTATTCAGGCGGTAAAGATTCAACAGCGGTAGTGACATTAGTCCATCTTGCGCTAATGGGTTTAGAACCAAAAGACAGACACAAACCTGTTTTTGTCGTGTCTTCAGATACTCTTGTTGAAACGCCTGTGGTTGTTGATCACATCACTCGTTCATTAGAGTTAATTGGTAAAAGCGCAAAGCTAAACAATTTACCAATTACCAGTCACAAGGTTGTACCTCAAGCAACAGAATCGTTCTGGGCTTGCCTATTAGGTAAAGGCTATCCAGCACCAACAAAGAGTTTCCGTTGGTGTACGGAGCGTATGAAAATTGATCCTGTAAGCTCATTCATTAAAGAAAAAGTATCTCAATACGACGAAGTGATCGTATTGCTTGGTTCACGTTCTGACGAAAGTGCTTCACGTGCCCAGGTTATCGCTAAACATAAGATTGATGGTACGCGTCTAGCTCGCCACACCACATTAGCAAATGCGTTTATCTACACCCCGATTGATAATTGGGATGTGAATGATGTTTGGAACATTATTCGTGGTGCGTTTAGATATGCAAAAGATGATATTGAAGAGTGGGAAAACCCTTGGGGTGGTAACAACCGCCCTCTTTGGACCCTATACATGGACTCTTCAGATCAAGGCGAATGCCCACTAGTTATCGATGACAGTACCCCATCTTGTGGTAACTCACGTTTTGGTTGCTGGACTTGTACTGTTGTAAGCAAAGACAGAGCAATGGAAAGTCTGATCAAAAATGGTGAAGAGTGGATGAAACCACTTCTAACATTCCGCGATAAATTAGCGTTTACTTCTATCCCTGAGAATAAAGATCAGTTCCGAAATTACAAACGTCGAATTGGTAAAGTTAATTTCCAACGCGCTAAAGATGGTCAAGAGATCAGTGAAGAACGAGCACATGTACCAGGTCCTTATTGGTTAAGATACCGTAAGGAATGGCTAAAAGAATTACTCGTTCAAGAAAAGCAATTCAATGAAGACGGTCATATCATTGAGCTGATTACTGAACCTGAATTGCATGCAATTCGTCAAGAATGGCTGAACGATCCAAACGAACCAGATTGGAACGATTCATTACCGCAAATATACCGCGATGTTTATGGAAAGGATCTTGATTGGGTTATTAATGATAACTCAACATTTGATAATCAAGGCGCACAGATCTTAGCTCAGCTAAGTAAAGAACATGACATTGTGCCTGAGATGGTAATGAAACTACTCGACCTTGAAATATCAATGGAAGGTCTGAGCCGTCGTACTGGTGTACAAAACAAAATCGGCACCATCTTAAAACAAGATTGGGGCACGTTAGAACAAATTAAAGAGAAACAAGAAGGCATGCAATCAAAAGCCGCATACGATGTTTTCCAAGAAGAAATTGAAACACTTGATCGCAAGTTAGCTGAAATTGATACATTAATGGGTAAGGAATTTTAA
- the dndD gene encoding DNA sulfur modification protein DndD, protein MIIKSLSLNNFRVFSGVHNIDLAPKTDAQGNNKPITLFGGLNGAGKTSILTAVQLSLYGRAAFGFNMSATEYQEQLASLIHQGSTVKPNSASIELVFSYNQQGQENEYRVIRSWERNKKDKLLLYTNDVLESNLSYDQCQAFLNELIPTGIADLFFFDGEKIAELAEDKSGLVLQTAVRRLLGIDVIDRLKNDLNIFLKPHQSQAMPQKVKQEIADLEEQKKDCEQASDVLVNTADQYVAQITELNKEIDQAHSEMMNLGGAWAKTKKQEEARVTELQIEKKTLEAGIRKEMESSLPLSLAANTLKGLLNTLDKEAAVKQKQAFTQELSAYLDTVAEKLGGNDSAITAVNESFAQYSASTEKASLQLDLSERERAQIVHQVEVSAPTSHQIFEELKSHLTQVEDDIDNAAVNISRAPDEERVAEKLNVISELNSKKIAVVVKRNAELAEAKISISKAIELAKNIQKLHDKYRSASNVSEAVTNAESTNQLLNDFAKQLTEVRVKQLETEFIKSYQKLARKDDLDISARINIQTFDVELIDEQQNVINRKALSAGEKQIYAIAILEALGKTSGRKLPIIIDTPLGRLDSHHRDKLVERYFPDASHQVIILSTDTEVDEKYFNQGRFAESISHAYEIQFDGNTKSSSLKEGYFWQQDSILETV, encoded by the coding sequence ATGATTATTAAAAGTCTCTCTCTTAACAATTTCAGAGTATTTAGCGGTGTGCATAATATCGATCTTGCACCTAAAACTGATGCGCAAGGTAATAACAAGCCGATCACTTTATTCGGTGGTCTGAATGGCGCAGGTAAAACGTCTATTCTAACTGCTGTACAGCTTTCGCTGTATGGACGCGCGGCATTTGGTTTCAATATGTCAGCGACTGAATATCAAGAACAGCTTGCTAGTCTTATTCACCAAGGTTCGACTGTTAAACCTAACAGTGCATCAATTGAATTAGTATTTTCATACAACCAGCAAGGCCAAGAAAACGAGTATCGTGTTATTCGTTCATGGGAACGCAATAAGAAAGACAAGTTATTGCTTTATACTAACGATGTACTTGAATCGAACTTAAGCTACGACCAATGCCAAGCTTTTTTAAATGAATTGATCCCGACTGGTATTGCAGACTTATTCTTCTTTGATGGTGAGAAAATTGCAGAACTGGCAGAAGATAAATCAGGTTTAGTATTACAAACAGCAGTACGCCGTTTATTAGGTATTGATGTTATTGACCGTCTTAAAAACGATTTAAATATCTTTTTGAAACCGCATCAAAGCCAAGCTATGCCACAAAAAGTGAAGCAAGAAATTGCAGACTTAGAAGAACAAAAGAAAGACTGTGAGCAAGCGTCTGATGTGTTAGTTAATACGGCCGACCAGTATGTTGCACAAATTACTGAGTTAAACAAAGAGATTGACCAAGCACATTCAGAAATGATGAACTTGGGTGGCGCTTGGGCTAAGACCAAAAAACAAGAAGAAGCACGCGTTACCGAATTACAGATTGAGAAGAAAACTCTTGAAGCTGGTATTCGTAAAGAGATGGAAAGTTCATTACCTTTATCACTTGCAGCTAATACACTTAAAGGCTTACTTAACACGCTTGATAAAGAGGCGGCAGTTAAACAAAAGCAAGCTTTCACGCAAGAGCTAAGTGCCTACCTTGATACTGTAGCTGAAAAACTTGGTGGTAATGACTCTGCAATCACAGCAGTTAACGAAAGCTTTGCACAATACTCTGCAAGTACAGAAAAAGCGTCACTACAACTTGATTTATCTGAACGAGAACGCGCACAAATAGTACATCAAGTGGAAGTATCAGCACCAACATCACATCAAATATTTGAAGAGCTAAAGTCTCATCTTACTCAAGTTGAAGATGATATAGACAACGCTGCAGTTAATATTTCACGCGCACCTGATGAAGAGCGCGTAGCTGAAAAATTGAATGTGATTAGCGAGTTAAATAGTAAAAAAATTGCGGTCGTTGTAAAACGTAACGCTGAGTTAGCTGAAGCTAAGATCAGTATTTCTAAAGCAATTGAGTTGGCGAAGAACATTCAGAAGCTGCATGACAAATATCGTTCTGCGAGCAATGTTAGTGAAGCTGTTACAAATGCTGAATCGACCAATCAACTGTTGAATGATTTTGCTAAACAGTTAACGGAAGTACGTGTTAAGCAGTTAGAAACTGAATTCATTAAGAGCTATCAGAAGCTAGCGCGTAAAGATGATTTAGATATCTCTGCACGTATCAACATTCAAACGTTTGATGTTGAGCTGATTGATGAGCAGCAAAACGTGATCAACCGTAAAGCGCTGTCTGCTGGTGAAAAGCAAATCTACGCTATCGCTATTCTAGAAGCGTTAGGTAAGACATCGGGTCGTAAGCTACCTATCATCATCGATACACCATTAGGTCGCTTAGATTCACACCACAGAGACAAATTGGTAGAACGTTACTTCCCAGATGCAAGTCATCAGGTAATCATTCTTTCTACTGATACAGAAGTCGATGAGAAGTACTTTAATCAGGGTCGATTTGCAGAAAGCATCTCACATGCTTACGAGATCCAATTTGATGGCAATACTAAATCGTCAAGTCTTAAAGAAGGCTACTTCTGGCAACAAGATTCTATTTTGGAGACAGTGTAA
- the dndE gene encoding DNA sulfur modification protein DndE yields the protein MLPNRMQLSKTVEEQLKRLKKNTDITPNVSARIAFFRSVESGFTYVNDAEKKLDGSLVLDKITWLGETQLITEQVLKLKYPELEGRELQAAWAAHVEDGIAALRNHKSILTFSILN from the coding sequence ATGTTACCAAACCGCATGCAACTTTCAAAAACTGTTGAAGAACAACTTAAACGGTTAAAGAAAAATACTGACATCACACCAAACGTATCAGCACGTATCGCCTTTTTCCGTTCTGTGGAATCAGGGTTTACTTATGTGAATGATGCAGAGAAGAAACTCGATGGTAGCTTAGTACTGGATAAGATCACTTGGTTAGGTGAAACTCAGCTGATTACAGAACAAGTATTGAAACTGAAGTACCCTGAACTTGAAGGTAGAGAATTACAGGCCGCTTGGGCGGCCCATGTTGAGGATGGTATAGCTGCTCTTAGGAATCATAAGAGTATATTGACTTTTTCGATCTTAAACTAA
- a CDS encoding DGQHR domain-containing protein, whose amino-acid sequence MTRRLISEEFEFPCIKVEQSFGVFFACSIKARDLLMISEPVRAEVLDDEIDNDPLDFSINKSKGTQRQLGKKRPEQIAEYIKSGTAAFPNSIILGANISLDGYLLEKDERNWIFENDRIVIKNDALTAAIIDGQHRLAGFELLDKNDPALNDHLLCSIYLDIPMTYHAQVFSTINSTQRKVSKNLIYQLYQIDMDEKEPKYWTPEVLSVYLSRALGVDKKSPLNKRIILAVTKEDDKKCEDWNVSLSSLVEGILRLFSSYPREDRDTFYSKKMESKTRSCLKGDSSPLRNLFLNMKDKDIYNALLSYLSICYGAIPEGSAYQSSIGCAALLDAFRVILDKNNGNLEEVNLYAQQCLLTLKHSEIPVIKTSKNKSLLRDIIIASFMKKINIEHKFYQKDADFFDKYLK is encoded by the coding sequence ATGACTAGAAGACTAATTAGTGAAGAGTTCGAATTTCCTTGTATAAAGGTCGAACAAAGTTTTGGTGTTTTTTTCGCTTGCTCAATAAAAGCTAGAGATTTATTAATGATTAGTGAGCCTGTTAGGGCTGAAGTTTTAGACGATGAGATTGATAATGATCCCTTAGACTTTTCAATAAATAAATCTAAGGGTACTCAGAGGCAATTAGGCAAAAAAAGACCTGAACAAATAGCTGAATATATTAAATCAGGTACAGCTGCATTTCCTAACTCTATAATTTTGGGCGCGAATATTTCTTTAGACGGTTATTTATTAGAAAAAGATGAAAGAAATTGGATATTTGAAAATGATCGTATTGTTATTAAGAATGATGCATTAACAGCAGCTATAATTGATGGGCAACATAGACTAGCAGGGTTTGAACTATTAGATAAGAATGATCCAGCGCTTAATGACCATTTATTATGTTCAATATATCTTGATATCCCCATGACCTACCATGCGCAGGTATTTTCAACAATTAATTCAACACAAAGGAAGGTTAGTAAGAACCTTATCTATCAGCTTTATCAAATTGATATGGATGAGAAAGAGCCTAAATATTGGACGCCAGAGGTACTATCGGTATATTTATCTAGGGCATTAGGCGTGGATAAAAAATCACCTTTAAATAAAAGAATAATTCTGGCTGTAACCAAAGAAGATGATAAAAAGTGTGAGGACTGGAACGTTTCATTATCTTCACTTGTAGAAGGTATACTTAGATTATTTTCTTCTTATCCACGAGAAGATAGGGATACTTTTTATTCGAAGAAAATGGAAAGTAAAACCCGTTCTTGCCTTAAAGGAGATTCATCTCCGCTGCGAAACCTTTTTTTAAATATGAAAGATAAAGATATCTACAATGCTTTGCTCTCTTATCTCAGTATTTGTTATGGAGCCATTCCTGAAGGATCCGCTTATCAAAGTAGTATTGGCTGTGCAGCTTTGCTAGATGCGTTTAGAGTTATACTCGATAAAAATAATGGTAATTTAGAAGAGGTCAATTTATATGCTCAACAATGTTTACTTACATTAAAGCATAGTGAAATCCCTGTAATAAAAACTTCAAAAAATAAGAGCTTATTACGAGATATAATAATTGCTAGCTTTATGAAAAAGATAAATATAGAACATAAATTTTATCAGAAAGATGCAGATTTTTTCGATAAATACCTTAAATAA
- a CDS encoding PIN-like domain-containing protein, translating into MKSKFPGYIDNYLENNILNSKKVLVSFDTNILLNLYRYEKSISADIISQIRSLKRNKFFDIWLPHQVALEFNLQRKATFKKQERAIHAIEDEFKSFKKTIEGLSKIGGKNSEVFPLKKELGVHFDTIGNIIKDYLPKTRSQDSSDPVINNVYDIFNGVVGDSYSQEDMANIEREGEFRFSNNIPPGYDDEGKEIIYSYSGVKINAKYGDYILWKQLIDKASQEQLTVVLVTGDVKSDWQSKEYSRVRPDLITEFKLKTGQDFYALTLPDFQRFFDSKLKRKLSDKTTNEMIELTAKDNSGWLNEILSAFEHFDNPLTLKEIYKFIASHSDRDLPPSWEVIIRRTVYNHCSDVSAYLGKKDLFEKISSGYYRLR; encoded by the coding sequence GTGAAGAGCAAATTTCCTGGTTATATAGATAATTATCTAGAAAATAATATACTAAACAGTAAGAAAGTTTTGGTTTCATTTGATACAAATATACTATTAAATTTGTACAGATATGAAAAATCGATATCTGCTGATATTATATCTCAAATTAGATCTCTCAAGCGAAATAAGTTTTTCGACATATGGCTACCTCATCAGGTAGCTTTAGAATTTAATCTGCAACGAAAAGCGACATTTAAGAAACAAGAAAGAGCTATTCATGCAATAGAAGATGAGTTTAAATCCTTTAAAAAAACTATTGAGGGTTTGTCAAAAATTGGTGGTAAAAATAGTGAAGTCTTTCCACTTAAAAAAGAGTTAGGAGTTCATTTCGATACTATTGGTAACATTATTAAAGACTACTTACCTAAAACTAGAAGTCAGGATAGTAGCGATCCCGTTATTAATAATGTTTATGATATATTTAATGGCGTCGTAGGTGACTCGTATTCTCAAGAAGATATGGCAAATATTGAAAGGGAAGGAGAGTTTAGATTTTCTAATAATATTCCCCCTGGATATGATGATGAAGGTAAAGAAATAATTTATAGTTATTCAGGAGTGAAGATCAATGCTAAATATGGTGACTATATCTTATGGAAGCAGTTGATTGATAAAGCCAGTCAGGAGCAATTAACCGTAGTACTTGTAACTGGAGATGTTAAATCAGATTGGCAATCGAAAGAATATAGTAGGGTTAGACCAGATTTAATTACTGAATTTAAGTTGAAGACAGGACAGGACTTTTATGCTCTTACACTCCCTGACTTTCAACGTTTTTTTGATTCTAAGCTAAAACGTAAGTTATCAGATAAAACTACAAATGAGATGATTGAGCTTACTGCGAAAGATAATTCTGGCTGGCTAAATGAAATCTTATCTGCTTTTGAACATTTTGATAATCCATTAACATTAAAAGAGATTTATAAGTTTATTGCTTCGCATTCAGATAGAGATCTCCCACCTAGTTGGGAAGTTATTATTCGAAGAACTGTATATAACCATTGTTCTGATGTTTCTGCTTATTTAGGAAAAAAGGACTTATTTGAGAAAATTTCTAGTGGTTATTATCGATTAAGATAA